A genomic stretch from Erysipelothrix sp. HDW6C includes:
- a CDS encoding ABC transporter ATP-binding protein yields the protein MAEITLKGIHKRYEKNTRYSVTDFNLEIQDHEFIVFVGPSGCGKSTTLRMIAGLEDITEGELFIDGVLMNDVEPKDRDIAMVFQNYALYPHMSVYDNMAFGLKIRKTPKDEIDKAVNNAAEILGLTRYLDKKPSALSGGERQRVALGRAIVRDTKVFLMDEPLSNLDAKLRVAMRAEITKLHHRLDSTTIYVTHDQTEAMTMADRIVIMKDGFIQQVGSPKEVYNHPENMFVAGFIGAPAMNFFPVELKEGSVLFNGVCLPLPEGKQKLLSAAGYNEGSTLTMGLRPEDIHDELLVLESHPDSVLTAKVSVSELLGSETMLYAIVGDTEFIAKVGVNQAYAPDQDVSLSFNLNKAHFFNTDTEIVIK from the coding sequence ATGGCAGAAATTACATTAAAAGGAATTCATAAACGCTATGAAAAGAATACACGTTACAGTGTGACTGATTTCAACTTAGAGATTCAAGATCATGAATTTATTGTTTTTGTTGGTCCATCAGGATGTGGTAAATCTACAACACTTCGCATGATTGCTGGCTTAGAGGACATTACTGAAGGAGAACTCTTCATTGATGGCGTCCTTATGAATGATGTTGAACCCAAAGATCGCGATATCGCGATGGTGTTCCAAAACTACGCACTTTACCCTCATATGAGTGTTTATGACAATATGGCATTTGGTCTTAAGATTCGCAAAACACCCAAAGATGAGATTGATAAGGCAGTCAATAATGCTGCTGAGATTCTTGGACTGACACGATACCTTGATAAGAAACCTTCTGCATTATCAGGTGGAGAGCGACAACGTGTTGCCTTGGGTCGGGCGATTGTTCGGGATACAAAGGTATTCTTAATGGACGAACCTCTAAGTAATCTCGATGCCAAACTTCGTGTTGCCATGCGTGCAGAGATTACAAAATTACACCACCGACTCGACAGTACAACCATCTATGTAACCCATGATCAAACTGAAGCGATGACCATGGCTGATCGTATTGTCATTATGAAAGATGGCTTTATTCAACAAGTTGGTTCACCAAAAGAGGTCTACAACCACCCTGAAAACATGTTTGTTGCAGGATTTATTGGAGCACCTGCGATGAACTTCTTCCCAGTCGAGCTTAAGGAAGGTTCAGTGCTCTTTAACGGCGTTTGCTTACCGCTTCCTGAGGGGAAACAAAAGCTTCTATCCGCTGCTGGTTATAATGAAGGCAGTACACTTACAATGGGACTTCGCCCCGAAGATATTCACGACGAACTACTCGTCTTAGAATCCCACCCCGATAGTGTCCTTACTGCAAAGGTTTCTGTTTCTGAATTACTAGGTTCTGAGACAATGCTTTATGCAATAGTTGGCGATACTGAATTTATTGCTAAAGTTGGTGTCAACCAAGCCTATGCTCCAGATCAAGACGTAAGCCTATCCTTTAACCTCAATAAAGCTCATTTCTTCAATACCGATACTGAAATAGTAATTAAATAA
- a CDS encoding carbohydrate ABC transporter permease has translation MNKKKTQKRFLIGCLTPALILIAIFMVYPTLNIFYMSMFKWGGLSETKTFVGLNNFITLFQDTKFLQSFQNSILLIVVVTIITFGFAVVFANILVRENVKGKGFFRVIFYIPNILSVAVISAIFAQIYAVDTGGLLNNIISLFKPETYESIQFLGDPKIVLYAIAGAMIWQAIGYYMVMYMASISSIPEHLYEAAKIEGASRMTQFFQITLPLIWSNLRTTLTFFVISTINMSFLFVKVLTSGGPGGASEVFLSYLYKQAYDNASYGYGMAIGVIIFIFSFALSAIVNKITERDTIQM, from the coding sequence ATGAACAAGAAAAAAACTCAAAAACGATTTCTAATTGGATGCTTAACACCTGCCTTGATTCTGATTGCAATATTTATGGTGTATCCAACCCTCAACATCTTCTACATGTCGATGTTTAAATGGGGTGGACTCTCAGAAACAAAGACATTTGTTGGGCTGAACAACTTTATAACTTTGTTTCAGGATACAAAATTCCTACAGTCTTTCCAAAATTCAATTCTATTGATTGTTGTTGTGACCATCATTACATTTGGATTTGCGGTCGTCTTTGCGAATATTCTTGTCCGCGAGAATGTCAAAGGAAAGGGATTCTTCCGTGTCATATTTTATATCCCAAATATCTTATCGGTTGCGGTAATATCAGCGATATTTGCCCAAATATATGCTGTCGACACTGGGGGATTGTTGAACAATATCATTTCATTGTTTAAACCCGAAACCTATGAGTCTATTCAGTTCCTTGGGGATCCCAAAATCGTGCTCTATGCAATTGCAGGTGCAATGATTTGGCAAGCCATTGGTTACTACATGGTTATGTATATGGCAAGTATCAGTAGTATACCCGAGCACCTTTATGAGGCTGCAAAGATCGAAGGGGCATCACGGATGACACAGTTCTTCCAGATTACATTGCCACTGATTTGGTCAAATCTGAGAACAACCCTAACATTCTTTGTTATATCTACAATCAATATGAGTTTCTTATTTGTAAAAGTGCTCACCAGTGGTGGACCTGGGGGTGCGAGTGAGGTCTTCTTAAGTTACCTCTATAAGCAAGCATACGACAATGCATCGTATGGTTATGGTATGGCAATTGGTGTCATTATCTTTATCTTCTCGTTCGCGCTTTCAGCAATTGTAAATAAAATTACTGAGCGTGATACGATTCAAATGTAG
- a CDS encoding carbohydrate ABC transporter substrate-binding protein translates to MKKLIVSGLALLLILTGCGSNGDKPSEEVTLKVAGLESGYGKEGWQKVVDTFAAEKGVKVELEMVQNIEDVLRPQIQAGDVPDVIYLAIGSKGKLTDTMISEKKILEITDVLDMKVFGEDVAVKDKLQDGVLNTLRTNPYGDDKTYLTPHFFAPTGLFFNEGLFNEKGWAVPTTWDEMFALGDKAAAEGIALFTYPTTGYFDAFFSALLNNVVGPEMYAKLMNYDEAAWASPQTKEAFEIVGKLAQYTHKDTVSQANGEGFTKNQQLILDNKALFIPNGTWLPGEMKDAPRAEGFEWGFISIPKVSATGDTYASTFTEEVYIPSDAKNVELAKEFITFLYSDKAVQIFAENGGAIQPVKKAIDFIPEGSDLKLFYSVYDNGAKANSVGFASKDPVEGVDLTSSEGILYGTVNEVVSGQKTVDQWYQEVLDAVAKYNK, encoded by the coding sequence ATGAAAAAGTTAATTGTGTCTGGTTTAGCACTCTTATTAATTCTTACAGGGTGTGGATCAAATGGAGATAAGCCATCCGAAGAGGTAACGCTAAAGGTAGCGGGACTTGAAAGTGGTTATGGAAAAGAAGGCTGGCAAAAGGTTGTTGATACATTTGCCGCTGAAAAAGGCGTTAAAGTTGAACTTGAAATGGTACAAAATATTGAGGATGTATTGCGACCACAAATTCAAGCAGGTGATGTTCCGGATGTGATTTATCTTGCAATCGGATCAAAAGGAAAATTAACAGATACTATGATTTCGGAAAAGAAAATCTTAGAAATCACAGATGTACTTGATATGAAAGTTTTTGGTGAGGATGTAGCTGTGAAAGACAAACTCCAAGATGGAGTCTTGAATACATTGCGCACGAATCCATATGGCGATGATAAAACATATCTAACACCACATTTCTTTGCGCCAACAGGACTTTTCTTTAATGAAGGATTGTTCAATGAAAAAGGTTGGGCAGTGCCAACAACATGGGACGAAATGTTCGCACTTGGTGACAAGGCAGCGGCTGAAGGAATCGCACTCTTTACCTATCCAACAACAGGATACTTTGATGCATTCTTCTCAGCATTGCTTAATAATGTTGTCGGACCAGAAATGTATGCGAAACTCATGAACTATGATGAAGCAGCATGGGCAAGTCCACAGACAAAAGAAGCCTTTGAAATTGTTGGAAAACTTGCACAATATACACATAAAGATACTGTATCCCAAGCAAATGGCGAAGGATTCACAAAGAACCAACAACTTATTTTGGATAACAAAGCACTCTTCATTCCAAATGGAACATGGTTACCAGGGGAAATGAAAGATGCACCACGCGCTGAAGGATTCGAATGGGGATTTATCTCAATTCCAAAAGTGAGTGCAACAGGTGATACGTATGCATCAACGTTTACAGAAGAAGTCTACATTCCAAGTGATGCGAAAAATGTTGAATTAGCGAAAGAGTTTATTACATTCTTATACTCTGATAAAGCAGTTCAAATCTTCGCGGAAAATGGCGGTGCAATTCAACCCGTTAAGAAAGCAATTGACTTCATTCCAGAAGGCAGTGATCTCAAACTCTTCTATAGCGTTTATGATAATGGTGCCAAAGCGAACTCGGTTGGATTTGCATCAAAAGATCCAGTTGAAGGTGTAGACTTAACATCATCAGAAGGTATTCTCTATGGAACCGTAAACGAAGTTGTATCAGGTCAAAAAACAGTTGATCAATGGTATCAAGAAGTTCTTGATGCTGTTGCAAAATACAATAAATAA
- a CDS encoding CdaR family transcriptional regulator: protein MLKQLLSIYPQIEKSSEPNDMPDTLCVRYGEFYYSLGTQNLSETERLLIETIIAQTDEASPWIQFLTQKKPITFEMNEGVIIIQFHLLTIPESANLWLETFQSLFETVIEAFYTSTSSGALIIAQEIIDVEVVMGQIMAMNSDFGINASVYIGQTYFDESSLNVCGNEEIEIFKTLENYPRVHTFKSSWLRHWIGPAIHSSEIARNLKRNISNEDEDGLLIQALWESRGNLSTASNQLFIHRNTLNYRIDRFKEKTGLNLRDYDDLLMVYLMNI, encoded by the coding sequence ATGCTCAAACAGTTGTTATCCATTTACCCACAGATTGAAAAATCATCTGAACCTAACGATATGCCGGACACATTATGCGTTCGGTATGGGGAGTTTTACTACAGTCTTGGGACACAGAATCTGAGTGAAACCGAACGTTTGTTGATTGAAACCATTATCGCGCAAACGGATGAAGCATCGCCATGGATACAATTTCTGACTCAGAAAAAACCAATTACCTTTGAGATGAATGAAGGGGTTATAATTATTCAATTTCATTTACTCACAATTCCCGAATCCGCGAATTTATGGTTGGAGACATTTCAATCACTTTTTGAAACCGTCATAGAGGCATTTTATACTTCAACATCTAGTGGAGCCCTTATTATTGCCCAGGAAATTATTGATGTTGAAGTTGTTATGGGACAGATCATGGCCATGAATTCAGACTTTGGAATCAATGCATCAGTGTATATTGGTCAGACCTATTTCGATGAGTCATCACTAAATGTATGTGGAAATGAGGAAATCGAAATTTTTAAAACACTTGAGAATTACCCACGAGTCCATACATTTAAAAGTTCATGGCTTCGCCATTGGATTGGACCAGCAATTCACAGTTCAGAAATCGCACGCAATTTGAAACGGAATATCTCTAATGAAGATGAGGATGGACTTTTGATCCAAGCGTTATGGGAGAGTCGTGGAAACCTAAGTACAGCTTCAAATCAGCTCTTCATTCACCGAAATACGCTAAATTATAGAATTGATAGATTCAAAGAAAAGACAGGCCTTAATCTTCGTGATTATGATGACCTGTTGATGGTTTATTTGATGAATATTTAG
- a CDS encoding carbohydrate ABC transporter permease: protein MKKLEKLSTESVYKLFIYVFLITLGISIIVPIGWVFLASLKQPQEFFMNPWKFPDAFYFENFIKAFNDAKMGDYFINSIVVTGLGILILLLTALPAAYALSRFDFKLKKPINGLFMAGLFINVNYIVIPIFLMLMRMNNAAKAVVGGDIFLNNRLVLALVYAATALPFTIYLLTGYFRTLPKAYEEAAYIDGASHFQTMVKVMIPMAKPSIVTVILFNFLSFWNEYIIALTLMPGSMKTLPVGLINLQQASRGAANPGPMYAGLVIVMLPTLILYIFVQKKLTQGMTLGGLKD from the coding sequence ATGAAAAAACTTGAAAAATTATCCACAGAATCTGTTTATAAGTTATTTATCTATGTCTTCCTCATTACTTTGGGGATTTCGATAATCGTACCGATTGGTTGGGTATTCTTAGCATCACTAAAACAACCGCAAGAATTCTTTATGAATCCATGGAAATTTCCCGATGCCTTCTATTTTGAAAACTTTATCAAGGCATTCAACGATGCAAAAATGGGTGATTATTTCATAAACTCGATTGTCGTGACAGGGTTGGGAATTCTTATTTTATTACTTACTGCGCTACCCGCTGCGTACGCACTCTCACGATTTGATTTTAAATTGAAGAAGCCGATTAATGGTCTGTTTATGGCAGGTCTGTTTATTAACGTAAACTATATCGTAATTCCCATCTTTTTGATGTTGATGCGGATGAATAATGCTGCAAAGGCAGTAGTTGGCGGTGATATCTTTCTAAACAATCGACTGGTACTTGCACTCGTTTACGCTGCAACGGCCTTACCTTTTACAATCTATCTCTTAACAGGATACTTTAGAACCTTACCAAAGGCCTATGAAGAGGCAGCCTACATCGATGGTGCTTCTCATTTTCAAACAATGGTAAAAGTGATGATTCCGATGGCCAAGCCAAGTATTGTCACAGTAATCCTCTTTAACTTCTTATCTTTCTGGAATGAATATATTATTGCATTAACCTTAATGCCCGGATCCATGAAGACACTTCCAGTTGGCTTGATAAACTTACAACAGGCGTCTCGTGGTGCTGCGAATCCAGGCCCAATGTATGCTGGCTTGGTTATCGTTATGTTACCAACTCTGATTTTATATATATTCGTACAGAAGAAACTTACCCAAGGGATGACCCTTGGTGGACTGAAAGACTAG
- a CDS encoding AraC family transcriptional regulator — protein MVIDTVKNITKSKFLYISTSHYDVDWHSTLHSHPFTELFYVIRGQGSFQFRDQTTVPVKADDMAIINPNVLHTEISDPDNPLEYIVVGIDGVAFSIDEHDTGFSIHNYYKHKHDILFYLKSILVEKEDCDSYSEMIIDHLLKTLLINVIRRTSVSLNISDEDTSLNHDCIFIENYINIHYREKITLDLLASLTFMNKYYLSHMFKEHSGYAPIDFLLNKRIHEAEKLLANTDLSISQISGIVGFGSSSYFSQYFRKVHNMSASEYRKMHRVLL, from the coding sequence ATGGTCATCGATACAGTAAAAAATATCACGAAATCGAAGTTTCTCTACATATCAACCTCTCATTACGATGTTGATTGGCACTCTACACTTCATTCTCATCCCTTTACTGAACTTTTCTATGTAATACGTGGTCAAGGTAGTTTTCAATTCCGTGACCAAACTACTGTACCTGTCAAAGCTGATGATATGGCGATTATCAACCCCAATGTTTTACATACCGAAATTAGTGATCCTGATAACCCATTAGAATATATTGTTGTTGGAATAGATGGTGTAGCCTTTTCAATTGATGAACATGACACTGGATTTTCGATTCATAACTACTATAAACACAAACACGATATTCTCTTTTATCTTAAGTCGATTCTTGTTGAAAAAGAAGATTGCGACTCCTACTCTGAAATGATTATCGACCATTTACTCAAGACATTACTCATCAACGTTATTCGCCGTACGTCTGTATCGTTAAATATTTCCGATGAAGACACTTCACTCAATCATGATTGTATTTTTATTGAGAATTACATTAATATTCATTATCGGGAGAAGATAACACTTGACCTGCTTGCATCACTCACATTTATGAATAAATATTACTTATCACACATGTTTAAGGAGCACTCGGGGTATGCCCCAATAGATTTTCTCCTTAATAAGCGAATCCATGAGGCAGAAAAGCTCTTGGCTAATACCGATTTATCCATCTCACAGATATCAGGAATTGTTGGTTTTGGATCATCGTCTTACTTTTCGCAGTACTTTCGAAAAGTTCATAACATGTCTGCAAGTGAGTATCGAAAAATGCATCGCGTACTCCTGTAG
- the gnpA gene encoding 1,3-beta-galactosyl-N-acetylhexosamine phosphorylase, whose product MTKTKGRVTLPSENNFLEETKDLMSRWGADALRDSDGTKLDDAIKDLDAKIYTTYFVARGANEFALQHLDEAQQLFLSSDYVVATETSLTIHFLEGFLLEQIKPDTIHDPKVWWQVYDRTTNTVVSTDLWTVDKSSNTVTIQKTTPFHEYSVNFLSYMIWDPTQMYNHITNDWGDKDKEIPFDVRQPHSYQFMRDSLIEFLETNPKTDVVRFTTFFYHFTLFFNDKRKEKFVDWFGYGSSVSPAALDAFEKERGYRLVAEDFIMGRTYNSTFCTPTQKYRDYIDFQQQFVAQQAKELVDIVHSYNREAVMFLGDNWIGTEPYGKYFASIGLDGVVGSVGGGATLRLIADIPHVKYTEGRFLPYFFPDTFFEGNDQAIIDEALTNWVGARRALLRKPLHRIGYGGYPSLAYKFPKFVDLIASITEEFREILDHIENAKPLSKFKVAILNDWGSLRTWQAFMVAHALHYKQIYSYLGVLESLSGMDMEVVFLSFDDILEGIPEDIDVIINAGDANTAFSGGNRWDNPALLTTIRKWVHDGHGLIGIGEPSAYEKGGRYFQLADILGVERERGFTLSTDKYFETPLDAHFITEDLQGCMNFGEQINNIYATHAQTEIAHMENENVVVSSHQYGKGRGVYLMGLPYSFDNTRILLRSIYYASGKENSLKRYFVSNPKCEINVYPSSGKVVIVNNTAEVQTTDVYDGSGTLQTLTLQGSEIKWGDLNEETITYNS is encoded by the coding sequence ATGACAAAAACAAAAGGTCGGGTGACCCTACCAAGCGAAAATAACTTCCTTGAGGAGACAAAAGACTTGATGAGTCGTTGGGGTGCTGATGCACTGCGTGATAGCGATGGAACAAAATTGGATGATGCGATTAAAGACCTTGACGCTAAAATCTATACGACATACTTTGTGGCAAGAGGCGCCAATGAATTCGCATTGCAACATCTCGACGAAGCACAACAACTATTCCTTTCGAGTGATTATGTTGTAGCGACGGAAACATCATTAACGATTCATTTTTTAGAAGGATTTCTTTTAGAACAAATCAAACCGGATACGATCCATGATCCAAAAGTATGGTGGCAAGTCTATGATCGCACGACGAATACAGTTGTATCAACAGACCTATGGACGGTCGATAAAAGTTCAAATACCGTCACAATCCAAAAGACAACACCCTTTCATGAATACAGCGTTAACTTTCTAAGTTATATGATTTGGGACCCAACGCAAATGTACAACCATATTACCAATGATTGGGGTGATAAGGACAAGGAAATTCCCTTTGATGTTCGCCAACCGCACTCATATCAGTTTATGCGTGATTCGTTGATAGAATTTCTGGAAACAAATCCCAAAACGGATGTTGTACGTTTTACGACATTCTTCTACCATTTCACACTTTTCTTCAATGATAAGCGCAAAGAAAAGTTTGTAGATTGGTTTGGTTATGGATCCAGTGTATCTCCAGCAGCATTGGATGCTTTTGAAAAAGAGCGCGGTTACCGTTTGGTTGCAGAAGACTTCATCATGGGACGTACCTATAATTCAACATTCTGCACACCAACGCAAAAATACCGTGATTACATTGATTTCCAACAACAGTTTGTAGCTCAACAAGCAAAAGAACTCGTAGATATTGTTCACAGTTATAATCGTGAAGCAGTCATGTTCTTGGGTGATAACTGGATTGGAACAGAACCCTATGGGAAATACTTTGCATCGATTGGTTTGGATGGTGTTGTTGGTAGTGTTGGAGGTGGCGCGACTTTACGGCTTATCGCCGACATTCCCCATGTTAAATATACAGAGGGACGTTTCTTACCATACTTTTTCCCAGATACATTCTTTGAAGGAAATGATCAAGCAATCATAGATGAAGCACTGACCAATTGGGTGGGTGCACGTCGCGCACTTCTCAGAAAACCACTGCATCGTATTGGCTATGGTGGGTATCCAAGTCTTGCTTACAAATTCCCAAAGTTTGTCGATTTGATTGCATCGATTACCGAGGAATTCAGAGAAATACTTGATCACATCGAGAACGCGAAGCCACTCAGCAAATTTAAAGTTGCAATCCTAAATGATTGGGGTTCCTTACGAACATGGCAAGCATTCATGGTTGCACATGCACTTCACTACAAACAAATCTATTCTTATTTAGGAGTTCTGGAAAGTTTAAGCGGTATGGATATGGAAGTTGTATTCCTCAGTTTTGATGATATTCTCGAAGGAATTCCAGAAGACATTGATGTAATTATCAACGCAGGTGATGCCAACACGGCTTTCTCTGGAGGCAATCGTTGGGACAATCCAGCGTTGTTAACGACAATCCGAAAATGGGTCCATGATGGGCATGGGTTGATTGGTATTGGAGAACCCAGTGCCTACGAAAAAGGCGGTCGCTATTTCCAACTTGCGGATATACTTGGTGTCGAACGTGAGCGCGGGTTTACGCTTTCCACAGATAAATATTTTGAAACGCCATTGGATGCGCACTTTATTACTGAAGACCTGCAAGGATGTATGAATTTCGGTGAACAAATCAATAACATTTACGCTACACATGCGCAAACTGAAATTGCCCATATGGAAAACGAAAATGTGGTTGTGAGTTCACATCAGTACGGTAAAGGACGCGGTGTATATCTGATGGGGTTGCCATACAGTTTCGACAATACCCGTATCTTACTCCGCAGTATTTATTATGCATCAGGAAAAGAGAACAGCCTGAAACGCTACTTTGTTAGCAACCCAAAATGTGAAATTAATGTTTACCCAAGCAGTGGTAAGGTAGTGATTGTAAACAATACTGCTGAGGTTCAGACAACTGATGTTTATGATGGCAGTGGAACGCTACAAACGTTGACATTACAAGGTTCGGAAATTAAGTGGGGTGATTTGAATGAAGAAACCATTACTTATAATTCTTAA